From Chaetodon trifascialis isolate fChaTrf1 chromosome 1, fChaTrf1.hap1, whole genome shotgun sequence, one genomic window encodes:
- the sema6d gene encoding semaphorin-6D isoform X4, translating to MGQRAALLLSELLLLLLTASRTLLAVSFPEDTVPLDVVDAHFSRRYPVFRGRPSGNESQHRLDFQLMTKIQDTLFIAGRDQVYLVSLRESYRNEIIPYRKLTWRSGQADREMCAVKGKHRDECHNFIKVLVPRNDDLVFICGTNGFNPMCRYYRLDNLEFDGEEINGLARCPFDSKQTNVALFAEGKLYSATVADFQASDSVIYRSMGDGSALRTIKYDSKWLKEPHFLHAAEYGNYVYFFYREIAVEHSNLGKVVYSRVARICKNDVGGSQRVLEKHWTSFVKARLNCSVPGESFFYFDVLQSITDIININGVPSVVGVFTTQMNSIPGSAVCAFSMADIEKVFWGRFKEQKTPDSVWTPFPEEKLPKPRPGCCAGYGPAASLKSSIEFPDDTLQFIKSHPLMDTAVPSIGDEPWFTKTRVRYRLTALAVDNEAGPHKNYTVVFIGAESGVVLKVLAKTSSVSLNDSLLLEEIDVFNKAKCLSNHEDDKRVLSLHVDKDAHSLYVAFSSCVIRIPLSRCERHSSCHKSCIASRDPYCGWKPHGACERIQAGVLSEYEQDIELGNTAHLGDCHGVWDIQAGETNQMVHMNILITCVFAAFLMGALLAGLIVFCYRDSFLRKPRHVHKDTESAPSCSDSTGSFVKLNGLFDSPVKEYQTNIDSPKLYTNLLSNGKDLNTANGDTKTMILREGCQPPELAALPTPESTPVLQQKGLQPIKNQWERAQGKASGPRKESNSSVKSPQFLPSSTSPPNSNSHPPHLTLGHSHIPSAVVLPNATHDHPNFDNGDDTLPHSSEKKLKNPDPKGSRKDQKRSVDARNTLNDLLKHLNDSVANPKAILQEGSGPRPRQQLTLEPMEELTEVPPRVPSREASLYSPSSSLPRHSPTKRVDVPMPTTPTTPTGSLSMGGTLERQRGGYQLHRSASQRQSLSTSPNGVTMGVSVSRQHSMNRGGYMPPTPPSRLDSHGGVMGAGMHSAHPSSVSRQSSYSGHCSLPRTGLKRTPSLKPDVPPKPNGFSPQTPQMRVVNKYSY from the exons ATGGGCCAGAGAGCTGCGCTTCTGctcagtgagctgctgctgctgctgctgacagcctCACGCACTCTCCTCGCAGTCAGCTTCCCCGAGGACACCGTACCCCTCGACGTGGTCGACGCACACT TTTCACGGAGGTACCCTGTGTTCAGAGGCAGGCCCTCTGGCAACGAGTCACAGCACCGCCTTGACTTTCAGCTGATGACCAAGATACAGGACACGCTGTTCATCGCTGGCAG AGATCAGGTGTACCTTGTCAGTCTGAGAGAATCCTACAGGAATGAGATCATTCCTTACCGG AAGCTTACATGGCGATCGGGCCAAGCCGACAGAGAGATGTGTGCCGTCAAGGGAAAACACAGA GACGAGTGCCACAACTTCATCAAAGTGCTGGTGCCCAGAAACGATGACCTGGTGTTCATCTGTGGTACCAACGGCTTCAACCCCATGTGCAGATATTACCGG CTGGATAACCTAGAGTTTGATGGCGAGGAGATCAATGGACTGGCACGATGCCCATTTGACTCCAAGCAAACCAACGTCGCCCTTTTTGCTG aaggGAAGCTGTATTCTGCCACTGTAGCTGACTTCCAGGCCAGTGATTCTGTCATCTATCGCAGTATGGGTGATGGCTCAGCCTTGAGGACCATCAAATATGACTCCAAATGGCTGAAAG aACCTCATTTCCTGCATGCAGCAGAGTATGGGAATTATGTGTACTTTTTCTACCGAGAGATTGCAGTGGAGCACAGCAATCTGGGCAAG GTCGTGTATTCCCGTGTCGCCCGGATCTGTAAGAATGACGTCGGTGGGTCACAGCGGGTGCTGGAGAAGCACTGGACATCGTTTGTGAAGGCGAGGCTGAACTGCTCCGTGCCTGGGGAGTCTTTCTTCTACTTCGACGTGCTCCAGTCGATCActgacatcatcaacatcaacGGAGTTCCCTCTGTGGTGGGTGTGTTCACCACCCAGATGAACAG TATTCCAGGGTCAGCGGTGTGTGCCTTCTCCATGGCTGACATAGAGAAAGTATTCTGGGGCCGGTTCAAAGAGCAGAAGACTCCTGACTCCGTGTGGACTCCATTTCCAGAGGAGAAGCTGCCCAAACCTCG ACCCGGGTGCTGCGCAGGTTACGGTCCAGCTGCGTCCTTAAAGAGCTCCATTGAGTTCCCGGACGATACCCTGCAGTTCATCAAGTCGCACCCTCTCATGGACACAGCTGTGCCTTCCATAGGGGATGAACCTTGGTTCACCAAGACTCGCGTCAG gTACAGACTGACAGCGCTGGCTGTGGACAATGAAGCAGGACCTCACAAGAACTACACGGTGGTGTTCATCGGGGCTGAGTCAGGGGTCGTCCTCAAGGTTTTGGCAAAGACCTCCTCTGTTTCCCTGAATGACAGCCTGCTTCTGGAGGAGATAGATGTCTTCAACAAGGCAAA GTGCCTGTCTAACCACGAGGATGACAAGCGTGTCCTCTCGCTGCACGTGGACAAAGACGCTCACAGCCTCTATGTTGCCTTTTCAAGCTGTGTCATCCGTATTCCCCTGAGTCGCTGCGAAAGGCACTCTTCCTGCCACAA GTCCTGCATTGCATCAAGGGATCCTTACTGTGGCTGGAAGCCTCATGGAGCCTGTGAGAGGATACAAGCTGGTGTTTT gTCTGAATATGAGCAGGACATTGAATTAGGAAACACTGCCCACCTGGGAGACTGTCACG GTGTGTGGGATATCCAAGCAGGTGAGACCAACCAGATGGTCCACATGAACATCCTCATCACCTGCGTGTTTGCTGCTTTCCTCATGGGTGCTCTCCTGGCTGGTCTGATTGTTTTCTGCTACCGAGACTCATTCCTCCGTAAGCCAAGACATGTCCACAAGGATACAGAGTCTGCACCGTCCTGCTCCGATTCCACTGGGAGCTTTGTCAAGCTCAACGGCCTCTTTGACAGCCCCGTGAAG GAGTACCAAACCAACATTGATTCTCCAAAGCTTTACACCAATCTGCTGAGCAATGGCAAAGACCTGAATACAGCCAACGGTGACACCAAGACCATGATCCTGCGGGAAGGCTGTCAGCCACCTGAGCTGGCTGCCCTGCCTACACCTGAGTCCACCCCTGTGCTTCAGCAGAAAGGCCTGCAGCCCATCAAAAACCAGTGGGAGAGAGCTCAAGGGAAGGCCAGTGGGCCCCGTAAGGAGTCCAACTCATCAGTGAAGAGTCCTCAGTTCCTTCCTTCTTCTACTTCTCCTCCAAACTCCAACTCCCACCCACCTCATCTCACCCTGGGCCATTCCCACATCCCGAGTGCAGTTGTCCTGCCCAATGCCACACATGACCACCCTAACTTTGACAATGGAGATGATACACTGCCACATTCGTCtgaaaagaagctgaagaaTCCAGATCCTAAGGGAAGTCGGAAAGACCAGAAGAGGTCTGTGGATGCCAGAAATACCCTAAATGACCTTTTAAAACACCTCAATGACTCTGTGGCCAACCCCAAGGCCATTCTTCAAGAGGGATCAGGGCCCCGCCCAAGGCAGCAGCTCACACTGGAGCCCATGGAGGAACTGACTGAGGTACCCCCCAGGGTGCCCAGCCGGGAGGCTTCCCTGTACTCCCCTTCATCCTCCCTGCCGAGGCACAGCCCCACCAAGAGGGTTGATGTGCCCATGCCCACCACTCCCACGACGCCAACAGGCAGCCTAAGCATGGGGGGCACCCTGGAGAGGCAACGAGGGGGCTATCAACTCCACCGGAGTGCCTCTCAAAGGCAGTCCTTATCCACCTCACCAAATGGGGTAACCATGGGGGTGTCTGTGTCTCGCCAACACAGTATGAACAGAGGGGGTTACATGCCCCCAACACCCCCCTCCAGACTTGACTCCCATGGCGGAGTGATGGGGGCAGGAATGCACTCAGCCCACCCATCCTCTGTTTCCCGACAGAGCAGCTACAGTGGGCACTGCTCACTCCCTCGCACAGGGCTTAAACGGACCCCATCACTAAAGCCAGATGTGCCCCCTAAACCCAACGGGTTTTCACCACAGACTCCACAGATGCGAGTGGTCAATAAGTACAGTTATTGA
- the sema6d gene encoding semaphorin-6D isoform X1, translated as MGQRAALLLSELLLLLLTASRTLLAVSFPEDTVPLDVVDAHFSRRYPVFRGRPSGNESQHRLDFQLMTKIQDTLFIAGRDQVYLVSLRESYRNEIIPYRKLTWRSGQADREMCAVKGKHRDECHNFIKVLVPRNDDLVFICGTNGFNPMCRYYRLDNLEFDGEEINGLARCPFDSKQTNVALFAEGKLYSATVADFQASDSVIYRSMGDGSALRTIKYDSKWLKEPHFLHAAEYGNYVYFFYREIAVEHSNLGKVVYSRVARICKNDVGGSQRVLEKHWTSFVKARLNCSVPGESFFYFDVLQSITDIININGVPSVVGVFTTQMNSIPGSAVCAFSMADIEKVFWGRFKEQKTPDSVWTPFPEEKLPKPRPGCCAGYGPAASLKSSIEFPDDTLQFIKSHPLMDTAVPSIGDEPWFTKTRVRYRLTALAVDNEAGPHKNYTVVFIGAESGVVLKVLAKTSSVSLNDSLLLEEIDVFNKAKCLSNHEDDKRVLSLHVDKDAHSLYVAFSSCVIRIPLSRCERHSSCHKSCIASRDPYCGWKPHGACERIQAGVLSEYEQDIELGNTAHLGDCHAFLGTTSAPDYKSFGDPTSDMEFSSAPVTVHPSGPIHPPVLIPTQSPSSGPGPELYGSGFVLQDDPATSHSLDSIPGGQEGVWDIQAGETNQMVHMNILITCVFAAFLMGALLAGLIVFCYRDSFLRKPRHVHKDTESAPSCSDSTGSFVKLNGLFDSPVKEYQTNIDSPKLYTNLLSNGKDLNTANGDTKTMILREGCQPPELAALPTPESTPVLQQKGLQPIKNQWERAQGKASGPRKESNSSVKSPQFLPSSTSPPNSNSHPPHLTLGHSHIPSAVVLPNATHDHPNFDNGDDTLPHSSEKKLKNPDPKGSRKDQKRSVDARNTLNDLLKHLNDSVANPKAILQEGSGPRPRQQLTLEPMEELTEVPPRVPSREASLYSPSSSLPRHSPTKRVDVPMPTTPTTPTGSLSMGGTLERQRGGYQLHRSASQRQSLSTSPNGVTMGVSVSRQHSMNRGGYMPPTPPSRLDSHGGVMGAGMHSAHPSSVSRQSSYSGHCSLPRTGLKRTPSLKPDVPPKPNGFSPQTPQMRVVNKYSY; from the exons ATGGGCCAGAGAGCTGCGCTTCTGctcagtgagctgctgctgctgctgctgacagcctCACGCACTCTCCTCGCAGTCAGCTTCCCCGAGGACACCGTACCCCTCGACGTGGTCGACGCACACT TTTCACGGAGGTACCCTGTGTTCAGAGGCAGGCCCTCTGGCAACGAGTCACAGCACCGCCTTGACTTTCAGCTGATGACCAAGATACAGGACACGCTGTTCATCGCTGGCAG AGATCAGGTGTACCTTGTCAGTCTGAGAGAATCCTACAGGAATGAGATCATTCCTTACCGG AAGCTTACATGGCGATCGGGCCAAGCCGACAGAGAGATGTGTGCCGTCAAGGGAAAACACAGA GACGAGTGCCACAACTTCATCAAAGTGCTGGTGCCCAGAAACGATGACCTGGTGTTCATCTGTGGTACCAACGGCTTCAACCCCATGTGCAGATATTACCGG CTGGATAACCTAGAGTTTGATGGCGAGGAGATCAATGGACTGGCACGATGCCCATTTGACTCCAAGCAAACCAACGTCGCCCTTTTTGCTG aaggGAAGCTGTATTCTGCCACTGTAGCTGACTTCCAGGCCAGTGATTCTGTCATCTATCGCAGTATGGGTGATGGCTCAGCCTTGAGGACCATCAAATATGACTCCAAATGGCTGAAAG aACCTCATTTCCTGCATGCAGCAGAGTATGGGAATTATGTGTACTTTTTCTACCGAGAGATTGCAGTGGAGCACAGCAATCTGGGCAAG GTCGTGTATTCCCGTGTCGCCCGGATCTGTAAGAATGACGTCGGTGGGTCACAGCGGGTGCTGGAGAAGCACTGGACATCGTTTGTGAAGGCGAGGCTGAACTGCTCCGTGCCTGGGGAGTCTTTCTTCTACTTCGACGTGCTCCAGTCGATCActgacatcatcaacatcaacGGAGTTCCCTCTGTGGTGGGTGTGTTCACCACCCAGATGAACAG TATTCCAGGGTCAGCGGTGTGTGCCTTCTCCATGGCTGACATAGAGAAAGTATTCTGGGGCCGGTTCAAAGAGCAGAAGACTCCTGACTCCGTGTGGACTCCATTTCCAGAGGAGAAGCTGCCCAAACCTCG ACCCGGGTGCTGCGCAGGTTACGGTCCAGCTGCGTCCTTAAAGAGCTCCATTGAGTTCCCGGACGATACCCTGCAGTTCATCAAGTCGCACCCTCTCATGGACACAGCTGTGCCTTCCATAGGGGATGAACCTTGGTTCACCAAGACTCGCGTCAG gTACAGACTGACAGCGCTGGCTGTGGACAATGAAGCAGGACCTCACAAGAACTACACGGTGGTGTTCATCGGGGCTGAGTCAGGGGTCGTCCTCAAGGTTTTGGCAAAGACCTCCTCTGTTTCCCTGAATGACAGCCTGCTTCTGGAGGAGATAGATGTCTTCAACAAGGCAAA GTGCCTGTCTAACCACGAGGATGACAAGCGTGTCCTCTCGCTGCACGTGGACAAAGACGCTCACAGCCTCTATGTTGCCTTTTCAAGCTGTGTCATCCGTATTCCCCTGAGTCGCTGCGAAAGGCACTCTTCCTGCCACAA GTCCTGCATTGCATCAAGGGATCCTTACTGTGGCTGGAAGCCTCATGGAGCCTGTGAGAGGATACAAGCTGGTGTTTT gTCTGAATATGAGCAGGACATTGAATTAGGAAACACTGCCCACCTGGGAGACTGTCACG CGTTTTTGGGCACTACATCAGCGCCAGATTACAAATCATTTGGCGACCCTACCTCTG ACATGGAGTTTTCATCAGCGCCAGTCACTGTCCACCCCAGTGGGCCCATACACCCCCCAGTACTCATACCCACTCAGAGCCCCAGCTCTGGACCTGGTCCAGAGCTCTACGGCTCAGGCTTTGTGCTGCAGGATGACCCAGCCACCTCCCATTCTTTAGACTCTATCCCAGGGGGCCAAGAGG GTGTGTGGGATATCCAAGCAGGTGAGACCAACCAGATGGTCCACATGAACATCCTCATCACCTGCGTGTTTGCTGCTTTCCTCATGGGTGCTCTCCTGGCTGGTCTGATTGTTTTCTGCTACCGAGACTCATTCCTCCGTAAGCCAAGACATGTCCACAAGGATACAGAGTCTGCACCGTCCTGCTCCGATTCCACTGGGAGCTTTGTCAAGCTCAACGGCCTCTTTGACAGCCCCGTGAAG GAGTACCAAACCAACATTGATTCTCCAAAGCTTTACACCAATCTGCTGAGCAATGGCAAAGACCTGAATACAGCCAACGGTGACACCAAGACCATGATCCTGCGGGAAGGCTGTCAGCCACCTGAGCTGGCTGCCCTGCCTACACCTGAGTCCACCCCTGTGCTTCAGCAGAAAGGCCTGCAGCCCATCAAAAACCAGTGGGAGAGAGCTCAAGGGAAGGCCAGTGGGCCCCGTAAGGAGTCCAACTCATCAGTGAAGAGTCCTCAGTTCCTTCCTTCTTCTACTTCTCCTCCAAACTCCAACTCCCACCCACCTCATCTCACCCTGGGCCATTCCCACATCCCGAGTGCAGTTGTCCTGCCCAATGCCACACATGACCACCCTAACTTTGACAATGGAGATGATACACTGCCACATTCGTCtgaaaagaagctgaagaaTCCAGATCCTAAGGGAAGTCGGAAAGACCAGAAGAGGTCTGTGGATGCCAGAAATACCCTAAATGACCTTTTAAAACACCTCAATGACTCTGTGGCCAACCCCAAGGCCATTCTTCAAGAGGGATCAGGGCCCCGCCCAAGGCAGCAGCTCACACTGGAGCCCATGGAGGAACTGACTGAGGTACCCCCCAGGGTGCCCAGCCGGGAGGCTTCCCTGTACTCCCCTTCATCCTCCCTGCCGAGGCACAGCCCCACCAAGAGGGTTGATGTGCCCATGCCCACCACTCCCACGACGCCAACAGGCAGCCTAAGCATGGGGGGCACCCTGGAGAGGCAACGAGGGGGCTATCAACTCCACCGGAGTGCCTCTCAAAGGCAGTCCTTATCCACCTCACCAAATGGGGTAACCATGGGGGTGTCTGTGTCTCGCCAACACAGTATGAACAGAGGGGGTTACATGCCCCCAACACCCCCCTCCAGACTTGACTCCCATGGCGGAGTGATGGGGGCAGGAATGCACTCAGCCCACCCATCCTCTGTTTCCCGACAGAGCAGCTACAGTGGGCACTGCTCACTCCCTCGCACAGGGCTTAAACGGACCCCATCACTAAAGCCAGATGTGCCCCCTAAACCCAACGGGTTTTCACCACAGACTCCACAGATGCGAGTGGTCAATAAGTACAGTTATTGA
- the sema6d gene encoding semaphorin-6D isoform X3, producing the protein MGQRAALLLSELLLLLLTASRTLLAVSFPEDTVPLDVVDAHFSRRYPVFRGRPSGNESQHRLDFQLMTKIQDTLFIAGRDQVYLVSLRESYRNEIIPYRKLTWRSGQADREMCAVKGKHRDECHNFIKVLVPRNDDLVFICGTNGFNPMCRYYRLDNLEFDGEEINGLARCPFDSKQTNVALFAEGKLYSATVADFQASDSVIYRSMGDGSALRTIKYDSKWLKEPHFLHAAEYGNYVYFFYREIAVEHSNLGKVVYSRVARICKNDVGGSQRVLEKHWTSFVKARLNCSVPGESFFYFDVLQSITDIININGVPSVVGVFTTQMNSIPGSAVCAFSMADIEKVFWGRFKEQKTPDSVWTPFPEEKLPKPRPGCCAGYGPAASLKSSIEFPDDTLQFIKSHPLMDTAVPSIGDEPWFTKTRVRYRLTALAVDNEAGPHKNYTVVFIGAESGVVLKVLAKTSSVSLNDSLLLEEIDVFNKAKCLSNHEDDKRVLSLHVDKDAHSLYVAFSSCVIRIPLSRCERHSSCHKSCIASRDPYCGWKPHGACERIQAGVLSEYEQDIELGNTAHLGDCHAFLGTTSAPDYKSFGDPTSGVWDIQAGETNQMVHMNILITCVFAAFLMGALLAGLIVFCYRDSFLRKPRHVHKDTESAPSCSDSTGSFVKLNGLFDSPVKEYQTNIDSPKLYTNLLSNGKDLNTANGDTKTMILREGCQPPELAALPTPESTPVLQQKGLQPIKNQWERAQGKASGPRKESNSSVKSPQFLPSSTSPPNSNSHPPHLTLGHSHIPSAVVLPNATHDHPNFDNGDDTLPHSSEKKLKNPDPKGSRKDQKRSVDARNTLNDLLKHLNDSVANPKAILQEGSGPRPRQQLTLEPMEELTEVPPRVPSREASLYSPSSSLPRHSPTKRVDVPMPTTPTTPTGSLSMGGTLERQRGGYQLHRSASQRQSLSTSPNGVTMGVSVSRQHSMNRGGYMPPTPPSRLDSHGGVMGAGMHSAHPSSVSRQSSYSGHCSLPRTGLKRTPSLKPDVPPKPNGFSPQTPQMRVVNKYSY; encoded by the exons ATGGGCCAGAGAGCTGCGCTTCTGctcagtgagctgctgctgctgctgctgacagcctCACGCACTCTCCTCGCAGTCAGCTTCCCCGAGGACACCGTACCCCTCGACGTGGTCGACGCACACT TTTCACGGAGGTACCCTGTGTTCAGAGGCAGGCCCTCTGGCAACGAGTCACAGCACCGCCTTGACTTTCAGCTGATGACCAAGATACAGGACACGCTGTTCATCGCTGGCAG AGATCAGGTGTACCTTGTCAGTCTGAGAGAATCCTACAGGAATGAGATCATTCCTTACCGG AAGCTTACATGGCGATCGGGCCAAGCCGACAGAGAGATGTGTGCCGTCAAGGGAAAACACAGA GACGAGTGCCACAACTTCATCAAAGTGCTGGTGCCCAGAAACGATGACCTGGTGTTCATCTGTGGTACCAACGGCTTCAACCCCATGTGCAGATATTACCGG CTGGATAACCTAGAGTTTGATGGCGAGGAGATCAATGGACTGGCACGATGCCCATTTGACTCCAAGCAAACCAACGTCGCCCTTTTTGCTG aaggGAAGCTGTATTCTGCCACTGTAGCTGACTTCCAGGCCAGTGATTCTGTCATCTATCGCAGTATGGGTGATGGCTCAGCCTTGAGGACCATCAAATATGACTCCAAATGGCTGAAAG aACCTCATTTCCTGCATGCAGCAGAGTATGGGAATTATGTGTACTTTTTCTACCGAGAGATTGCAGTGGAGCACAGCAATCTGGGCAAG GTCGTGTATTCCCGTGTCGCCCGGATCTGTAAGAATGACGTCGGTGGGTCACAGCGGGTGCTGGAGAAGCACTGGACATCGTTTGTGAAGGCGAGGCTGAACTGCTCCGTGCCTGGGGAGTCTTTCTTCTACTTCGACGTGCTCCAGTCGATCActgacatcatcaacatcaacGGAGTTCCCTCTGTGGTGGGTGTGTTCACCACCCAGATGAACAG TATTCCAGGGTCAGCGGTGTGTGCCTTCTCCATGGCTGACATAGAGAAAGTATTCTGGGGCCGGTTCAAAGAGCAGAAGACTCCTGACTCCGTGTGGACTCCATTTCCAGAGGAGAAGCTGCCCAAACCTCG ACCCGGGTGCTGCGCAGGTTACGGTCCAGCTGCGTCCTTAAAGAGCTCCATTGAGTTCCCGGACGATACCCTGCAGTTCATCAAGTCGCACCCTCTCATGGACACAGCTGTGCCTTCCATAGGGGATGAACCTTGGTTCACCAAGACTCGCGTCAG gTACAGACTGACAGCGCTGGCTGTGGACAATGAAGCAGGACCTCACAAGAACTACACGGTGGTGTTCATCGGGGCTGAGTCAGGGGTCGTCCTCAAGGTTTTGGCAAAGACCTCCTCTGTTTCCCTGAATGACAGCCTGCTTCTGGAGGAGATAGATGTCTTCAACAAGGCAAA GTGCCTGTCTAACCACGAGGATGACAAGCGTGTCCTCTCGCTGCACGTGGACAAAGACGCTCACAGCCTCTATGTTGCCTTTTCAAGCTGTGTCATCCGTATTCCCCTGAGTCGCTGCGAAAGGCACTCTTCCTGCCACAA GTCCTGCATTGCATCAAGGGATCCTTACTGTGGCTGGAAGCCTCATGGAGCCTGTGAGAGGATACAAGCTGGTGTTTT gTCTGAATATGAGCAGGACATTGAATTAGGAAACACTGCCCACCTGGGAGACTGTCACG CGTTTTTGGGCACTACATCAGCGCCAGATTACAAATCATTTGGCGACCCTACCTCTG GTGTGTGGGATATCCAAGCAGGTGAGACCAACCAGATGGTCCACATGAACATCCTCATCACCTGCGTGTTTGCTGCTTTCCTCATGGGTGCTCTCCTGGCTGGTCTGATTGTTTTCTGCTACCGAGACTCATTCCTCCGTAAGCCAAGACATGTCCACAAGGATACAGAGTCTGCACCGTCCTGCTCCGATTCCACTGGGAGCTTTGTCAAGCTCAACGGCCTCTTTGACAGCCCCGTGAAG GAGTACCAAACCAACATTGATTCTCCAAAGCTTTACACCAATCTGCTGAGCAATGGCAAAGACCTGAATACAGCCAACGGTGACACCAAGACCATGATCCTGCGGGAAGGCTGTCAGCCACCTGAGCTGGCTGCCCTGCCTACACCTGAGTCCACCCCTGTGCTTCAGCAGAAAGGCCTGCAGCCCATCAAAAACCAGTGGGAGAGAGCTCAAGGGAAGGCCAGTGGGCCCCGTAAGGAGTCCAACTCATCAGTGAAGAGTCCTCAGTTCCTTCCTTCTTCTACTTCTCCTCCAAACTCCAACTCCCACCCACCTCATCTCACCCTGGGCCATTCCCACATCCCGAGTGCAGTTGTCCTGCCCAATGCCACACATGACCACCCTAACTTTGACAATGGAGATGATACACTGCCACATTCGTCtgaaaagaagctgaagaaTCCAGATCCTAAGGGAAGTCGGAAAGACCAGAAGAGGTCTGTGGATGCCAGAAATACCCTAAATGACCTTTTAAAACACCTCAATGACTCTGTGGCCAACCCCAAGGCCATTCTTCAAGAGGGATCAGGGCCCCGCCCAAGGCAGCAGCTCACACTGGAGCCCATGGAGGAACTGACTGAGGTACCCCCCAGGGTGCCCAGCCGGGAGGCTTCCCTGTACTCCCCTTCATCCTCCCTGCCGAGGCACAGCCCCACCAAGAGGGTTGATGTGCCCATGCCCACCACTCCCACGACGCCAACAGGCAGCCTAAGCATGGGGGGCACCCTGGAGAGGCAACGAGGGGGCTATCAACTCCACCGGAGTGCCTCTCAAAGGCAGTCCTTATCCACCTCACCAAATGGGGTAACCATGGGGGTGTCTGTGTCTCGCCAACACAGTATGAACAGAGGGGGTTACATGCCCCCAACACCCCCCTCCAGACTTGACTCCCATGGCGGAGTGATGGGGGCAGGAATGCACTCAGCCCACCCATCCTCTGTTTCCCGACAGAGCAGCTACAGTGGGCACTGCTCACTCCCTCGCACAGGGCTTAAACGGACCCCATCACTAAAGCCAGATGTGCCCCCTAAACCCAACGGGTTTTCACCACAGACTCCACAGATGCGAGTGGTCAATAAGTACAGTTATTGA